From Cellulosimicrobium sp. ES-005, one genomic window encodes:
- a CDS encoding glycosidase encodes MTQVNHSQSLMTVPYALRRLGTIMSPLPGEPLEVEGVLNPGTAWGPDGTLYLYPRLVAEGNVSRIGRARVVLEDGVPVGVERLGVVLAPDEGWEHGRQNAGVEDPRITFVEPLDLHVMTYVAYGPLGPKPALAVSRDTVSWRRLGPLRFAYQPELDTDLNLFPNKDVVFFPEAVPGPDGRPALALLHRPMWDLDWLRPGEGARPPAGVADPRPSIWIGYVDLDAVTRDLGALTHVESSAPVATPEMAYESSKIGGGPAPLRVPEGWLVLHHGVTGADFSGFALAHGSRYTAGAMILDPGDPRRVLARTPEPLLVPETAAELEGTLGNVVFPTAVEEIQGRRFVFYGMADSRIGVAELVRLDG; translated from the coding sequence ATGACCCAGGTGAACCACTCTCAGTCCCTCATGACGGTCCCGTACGCCCTGCGTCGTCTCGGGACGATCATGTCGCCCCTGCCCGGGGAGCCCCTCGAGGTCGAGGGCGTGCTCAACCCCGGCACCGCGTGGGGGCCGGACGGCACGCTGTACCTCTACCCCCGCCTCGTGGCCGAGGGGAACGTCTCGCGCATCGGTCGGGCGCGCGTCGTCCTCGAGGACGGGGTGCCCGTGGGCGTGGAGCGGCTCGGGGTGGTGCTCGCCCCCGACGAGGGCTGGGAGCACGGGCGGCAGAACGCGGGGGTCGAGGACCCCCGGATCACGTTCGTCGAGCCCCTGGACCTCCACGTCATGACCTACGTCGCGTACGGGCCGCTGGGCCCGAAGCCCGCGCTGGCCGTCTCCCGGGACACCGTGTCGTGGCGCCGGCTCGGGCCCTTGCGGTTCGCCTACCAGCCCGAGCTGGACACCGACCTCAACCTCTTCCCCAACAAGGACGTGGTGTTCTTCCCCGAGGCCGTCCCGGGTCCCGACGGCCGACCCGCGCTCGCGCTCCTGCACCGGCCGATGTGGGACCTCGACTGGCTCCGCCCCGGCGAGGGGGCTCGTCCGCCGGCCGGGGTCGCCGACCCGCGGCCGTCCATCTGGATCGGCTACGTCGACCTCGATGCCGTGACGCGCGACCTCGGAGCACTCACGCACGTCGAGAGCTCTGCGCCGGTCGCCACGCCGGAGATGGCGTACGAGTCGTCGAAGATCGGTGGTGGCCCGGCACCCCTGCGCGTTCCCGAGGGCTGGCTCGTCCTCCACCACGGAGTGACGGGCGCCGACTTCTCCGGCTTCGCCCTGGCTCACGGTTCCCGGTACACGGCGGGCGCGATGATCCTGGACCCGGGCGACCCGCGCCGGGTGCTGGCCCGGACGCCCGAGCCGCTGCTCGTCCCGGAGACCGCCGCCGAGCTGGAGGGCACGCTCGGCAACGTCGTGTTCCCCACGGCCGTCGAGGAGATCCAGGGACGCCGGTTCGTCTTCTACGGCATGGCCGACTCCCGGATCGGTGTCGCCGAGCTCGTGCGTCTCGATGGTTGA
- a CDS encoding phosphomannomutase/phosphoglucomutase, which yields MVEGRAADLTAHEALRRVVKAYDVRGVVPDELNDDVVRALGAAFVETVVRPGADGERRVVVARDMRESGPGLLAAFVDGAREAGAHVLDAGLCSTDELYLASGLLDAAGAMFTASHNPARYNGIKLCLSGARPIGQDTGLRAVRDRADELLAGEPVDAGPRGGHEAVDVLRSYAERLRSLVDLSGGRRLRVVVDAGNGMAGLTVPAVLGMAAGLPPLPLGIVPLFFELDGSFPHHEANPLVPANTAVLQAEVVRRRADLGLAFDGDADRCFVVDERGRRVDPSVLTTLVGLREARRVRGEGGVPVVLHNAITSRAVPEILGAEGVRTVRTRVGHSFIKALMASEDAVFGGEHSGHFYFRDFLGADSGLLAAMHVLAALSEQDRPLSELVGGLDPYVRSGEVDVAVADPETAAAAVLDVLGEAYDAASLDVDELDGTTVRRWHGDDPWWLNLRASNTEPVLRLNVEAADVGTMRAVRDRVLDALATVPAEGGGPPSGGAAVGGGRR from the coding sequence ATGGTTGAGGGCCGGGCTGCGGACCTCACCGCGCACGAGGCGCTCCGGCGCGTCGTCAAGGCGTACGACGTGCGCGGTGTCGTCCCTGACGAGCTGAACGACGACGTCGTGCGCGCGCTGGGCGCGGCCTTCGTGGAGACGGTCGTCCGGCCGGGCGCCGACGGGGAGCGTCGGGTCGTGGTGGCCCGTGACATGCGCGAGAGCGGCCCCGGGCTGCTGGCCGCGTTCGTCGACGGCGCCCGGGAGGCCGGCGCGCACGTGCTCGACGCCGGTCTGTGCTCGACCGACGAGCTCTACCTCGCGTCGGGTCTCCTCGACGCCGCGGGCGCGATGTTCACCGCGAGCCACAACCCCGCCCGGTACAACGGCATCAAGCTGTGCCTCTCCGGGGCACGCCCGATCGGCCAGGACACCGGCCTGCGCGCCGTCCGGGACCGAGCCGACGAGCTGCTCGCGGGCGAGCCCGTCGACGCCGGGCCGCGCGGCGGCCACGAGGCCGTCGACGTCCTGCGGTCCTACGCCGAACGCCTGCGCTCGCTCGTCGACCTCTCCGGTGGTCGCCGGCTGCGCGTGGTCGTCGACGCCGGCAACGGTATGGCAGGGCTCACGGTCCCGGCCGTCCTCGGGATGGCAGCGGGCCTGCCGCCGCTCCCGCTCGGGATCGTCCCGCTGTTCTTCGAGCTCGACGGGTCGTTCCCTCACCACGAGGCCAACCCGCTCGTGCCGGCGAACACGGCGGTGCTCCAGGCGGAGGTCGTGCGTCGGCGTGCGGACCTCGGGCTGGCGTTCGACGGCGACGCCGACAGGTGCTTCGTCGTCGACGAGCGGGGCCGGAGGGTGGACCCCTCGGTGCTCACGACGCTCGTCGGGCTCCGCGAGGCACGCCGGGTGCGGGGCGAGGGCGGCGTGCCGGTCGTGCTGCACAACGCGATCACGTCGCGCGCGGTGCCCGAGATCCTGGGCGCCGAAGGGGTGCGGACGGTTCGCACGCGCGTGGGCCACTCGTTCATCAAGGCGCTCATGGCGTCCGAGGACGCCGTCTTCGGGGGCGAGCACAGCGGGCACTTCTACTTCCGTGACTTCCTCGGCGCCGACTCGGGCCTCCTGGCCGCGATGCACGTCCTCGCAGCGCTCTCGGAGCAGGACCGTCCGCTCTCGGAGCTGGTCGGTGGCCTCGACCCGTACGTGCGCTCGGGGGAGGTCGACGTCGCCGTGGCGGACCCGGAGACCGCGGCGGCCGCGGTGCTCGACGTCCTCGGGGAGGCCTACGACGCCGCATCGCTCGACGTCGACGAGCTCGACGGCACGACCGTCCGCCGCTGGCACGGCGACGACCCGTGGTGGCTCAACCTGCGGGCGTCGAACACCGAGCCCGTCCTGCGGCTGAACGTCGAGGCCGCCGACGTCGGGACGATGCGCGCGGTCCGCGACCGTGTCCTCGACGCGCTCGCGACGGTGCCCGCAGAGGGCGGCGGGCCGCCGAGCGGCGGCGCGGCCGTCGGGGGAGGGCGGCGCTGA
- the manA gene encoding mannose-6-phosphate isomerase, class I has translation MYLLDNPVRRYPWGSTTLVQQLLGRPVDGRPVAEVWMGAHPDDPSTADGGGRRVALDALVASQPEAMLGPRVLAGSGPRLPFLAKILAAARALSVQVHPTTAQAEAGFTTEDERGVPRTDPVRTYRDRSAKPEIVYALTPFELLSGLREPEQAAKLVAELEVPALDPLVVLLRERRDDAHRGALTWLLGQRESTAPWVEAVAETARDAVGARPELAVVHELAQEFPGDPGLLAPLLLNHERLEPGQALYTAPGTLHAYLRGMAVEVMAASDNVLRAGLTTKHVDVAELLAITDFTPRLTGFLRPVRVVPGVVDYVAPAADLGLRVATPRAGDELPGPEDGPRIVVCVEGEVRVVAADARRLLPGESVFVPHVDGPLVVSGHGTAVVARA, from the coding sequence ATGTACCTCCTCGACAACCCCGTGCGCCGCTACCCGTGGGGCTCGACCACGCTCGTGCAGCAGCTCCTCGGCCGCCCCGTCGACGGTCGTCCCGTCGCCGAGGTCTGGATGGGAGCCCACCCCGACGACCCGTCCACCGCCGACGGTGGTGGACGCCGGGTCGCTCTCGACGCGCTCGTGGCGTCCCAGCCCGAGGCGATGCTCGGACCCCGCGTGCTGGCCGGGTCCGGCCCGCGCCTGCCGTTCCTCGCCAAGATCCTCGCCGCCGCCCGCGCGCTGTCGGTCCAGGTGCACCCGACGACCGCCCAGGCCGAGGCGGGCTTCACGACCGAGGACGAGCGCGGCGTCCCCCGCACCGACCCGGTGCGGACGTACCGGGATCGTTCCGCGAAGCCGGAGATCGTGTACGCCCTCACGCCCTTCGAGCTCCTCAGCGGGCTCCGGGAGCCGGAGCAGGCGGCGAAGCTCGTCGCCGAGCTCGAGGTGCCCGCGCTCGACCCCCTCGTCGTGCTGCTGCGTGAGCGGCGCGACGACGCCCACCGGGGCGCGCTCACCTGGCTCCTCGGCCAGCGGGAGAGCACGGCGCCGTGGGTGGAGGCCGTCGCCGAGACCGCGCGTGACGCCGTGGGCGCCCGGCCGGAGCTGGCCGTGGTGCACGAGCTCGCGCAGGAGTTCCCCGGCGATCCCGGACTCCTCGCTCCGCTCCTGCTGAACCACGAGCGGCTCGAGCCCGGCCAGGCCCTCTACACGGCCCCCGGGACGCTGCACGCCTACCTGCGGGGCATGGCCGTCGAGGTGATGGCGGCGTCCGACAACGTCCTGCGCGCCGGCCTGACGACGAAGCACGTGGACGTGGCGGAGCTGCTGGCGATCACGGACTTCACGCCGCGGCTCACCGGCTTCCTGCGTCCGGTGCGCGTGGTGCCCGGTGTCGTGGACTACGTCGCGCCGGCCGCCGACCTGGGCCTGCGCGTCGCCACCCCGCGCGCGGGAGACGAGCTGCCGGGGCCGGAGGACGGCCCGCGGATCGTCGTGTGCGTCGAGGGCGAGGTGCGCGTCGTCGCGGCGGACGCGCGGCGCCTCCTGCCCGGCGAGTCCGTCTTCGTCCCGCACGTGGACGGACCGCTCGTCGTCTCAGGGCACGGGACGGCCGTCGTGGCGCGGGCCTGA
- the purN gene encoding phosphoribosylglycinamide formyltransferase, with translation MQTPSGHLVESTSAARVVVLVSGAGSNLAAILAAHDDAAYGARVVGVVSDKADAGGLDLAREAGIAAVVVAPGDFDDRAAWNEAVAQAVDVFRPDLVVLAGFMRILGPAFVGRFAGRTINTHPALLPSFPGAHGVRDALAYGVRVTGCTVHVVDDGVDTGPIIAQVAVPVEDGDDESSLHERIKVAERALLVETVGRAAREGLRVEGRRAVVGRSAGA, from the coding sequence GTGCAGACGCCGTCCGGCCACCTCGTCGAGTCCACCTCCGCCGCCCGCGTCGTCGTCCTCGTCTCGGGCGCAGGCTCCAACCTCGCCGCGATCCTCGCCGCGCACGACGACGCCGCCTACGGGGCGCGCGTCGTGGGCGTCGTGTCGGACAAGGCCGACGCGGGCGGCCTCGACCTGGCCCGCGAGGCCGGGATCGCCGCCGTCGTCGTGGCCCCGGGCGACTTCGACGACCGGGCCGCGTGGAACGAGGCGGTCGCGCAGGCCGTCGACGTCTTCCGGCCGGACCTCGTGGTGCTCGCCGGGTTCATGCGCATCCTCGGTCCGGCATTCGTCGGGCGCTTCGCCGGCCGCACGATCAACACGCACCCGGCGCTCCTGCCGTCGTTCCCGGGCGCGCACGGCGTGCGCGACGCGCTCGCGTACGGCGTCCGCGTCACCGGGTGCACCGTCCACGTGGTCGACGACGGCGTGGACACCGGCCCGATCATCGCCCAGGTCGCCGTCCCGGTCGAGGACGGCGACGACGAGTCGTCGCTCCACGAGCGCATCAAGGTCGCGGAGCGCGCGCTCCTCGTCGAGACGGTCGGCCGCGCCGCGCGCGAGGGCCTGCGCGTCGAGGGCCGCCGGGCCGTCGTCGGGCGGTCGGCGGGCGCCTGA
- the purH gene encoding bifunctional phosphoribosylaminoimidazolecarboxamide formyltransferase/IMP cyclohydrolase: MSHPAPHVPSAPDVQLADDAQRPVRRALLSVYDKTGLVELATALHAAGVELVSTGSTASTIAAAGVPVTKVEDLTGFPECLEGRVKTLHPRVHAGILADSRKADHLAQLDELGIAPFELVVVNLYPFAATVASGAGPDEVVEQIDIGGPSMVRAAAKNHPSVAVVVDPARYDDVVAAVQEGGFTFAQRKRLAAQAFAHTAQYDVAVASWFASSYAPDDVAFPAFTGATWERADVLRYGENPHQQAALYTHWRGGLATATQLQGKAMSYNNYVDADAARRAAYDHSGPAVAVVKHNNPCGVATDDDIAAAYRKAHATDPVSAYGGVVAANRVVTTELAEALKPVFTEVVVAPGYEDGALEILAAKKNLRVLVLPEGAQSDPVEFRPISGGLLVQTVDHIDGVVTAEDGTVTGGDDPQHWTLVTGEAADDATLADLAFAWRAIRAAKSNAILLARDGAAVGVGMGQVNRVDSCRLAVERANTLADGEERARGAVAASDAFFPFADGLQILLDAGVRAVVAPGGSIRDAEVIEAARAAGVTMYFTGTRHFAH, from the coding sequence ATGTCCCACCCGGCCCCGCACGTGCCCTCCGCCCCCGACGTCCAGCTCGCCGACGACGCGCAGCGCCCCGTGCGGCGCGCGCTCCTGAGCGTCTACGACAAGACGGGCCTCGTCGAGCTCGCGACCGCGCTCCACGCGGCGGGCGTCGAGCTGGTCTCCACCGGCTCCACCGCGTCGACGATCGCCGCCGCGGGCGTGCCCGTGACGAAGGTCGAGGACCTCACCGGGTTCCCCGAGTGCCTCGAGGGCCGGGTCAAGACGCTCCACCCGCGCGTGCACGCCGGCATCCTCGCGGACTCGCGCAAGGCCGACCACCTCGCGCAGCTCGACGAGCTCGGCATCGCGCCGTTCGAGCTCGTCGTCGTCAACCTCTACCCGTTCGCCGCGACCGTCGCGTCCGGCGCCGGCCCCGACGAGGTCGTCGAGCAGATCGACATCGGCGGTCCCTCGATGGTCCGCGCGGCCGCGAAGAACCACCCGAGCGTCGCCGTCGTCGTGGACCCGGCCCGGTACGACGACGTCGTCGCCGCCGTGCAGGAGGGCGGCTTCACGTTCGCCCAGCGCAAGCGCCTCGCGGCGCAGGCGTTCGCGCACACCGCGCAGTACGACGTCGCCGTCGCGTCGTGGTTCGCGTCGTCGTACGCGCCCGACGACGTGGCCTTCCCCGCGTTCACGGGCGCCACCTGGGAGCGGGCCGACGTCCTGCGCTACGGCGAGAACCCGCACCAGCAGGCCGCGCTGTACACGCACTGGCGCGGCGGGCTCGCCACGGCGACCCAGCTGCAGGGCAAGGCGATGAGCTACAACAACTACGTGGACGCCGACGCCGCGCGCCGGGCCGCGTACGACCACTCCGGCCCGGCCGTCGCCGTCGTCAAGCACAACAACCCGTGCGGCGTCGCGACCGACGACGACATCGCGGCCGCCTACCGCAAGGCGCACGCCACCGACCCGGTCTCCGCGTACGGCGGCGTGGTGGCGGCGAACCGGGTGGTGACGACCGAGCTCGCGGAGGCGCTCAAGCCCGTGTTCACGGAGGTCGTCGTGGCACCGGGCTACGAGGACGGCGCGCTCGAGATCCTCGCGGCCAAGAAGAACCTGCGCGTCCTCGTGCTCCCGGAGGGCGCGCAGAGCGACCCCGTCGAGTTCCGTCCGATCTCGGGCGGTCTGCTCGTCCAGACGGTCGACCACATCGACGGTGTCGTGACGGCCGAGGACGGCACCGTCACCGGCGGCGACGACCCGCAGCACTGGACCCTCGTGACGGGGGAGGCCGCCGACGACGCGACCCTCGCGGACCTCGCGTTCGCGTGGCGCGCGATCCGCGCCGCCAAGTCCAACGCGATCCTCCTCGCGCGCGACGGGGCCGCCGTCGGGGTCGGGATGGGGCAGGTCAACCGCGTCGACTCGTGCCGTCTCGCGGTCGAGCGCGCCAACACCCTCGCCGACGGCGAGGAGCGTGCGCGTGGCGCCGTCGCGGCGTCCGACGCGTTCTTCCCCTTCGCCGACGGCCTCCAGATCCTGCTCGACGCGGGCGTCCGCGCGGTCGTCGCCCCGGGCGGGTCGATCCGCGACGCCGAGGTGATCGAGGCGGCGCGCGCCGCGGGTGTGACGATGTACTTCACGGGCACGCGCCACTTCGCGCACTGA
- a CDS encoding NAD(P)/FAD-dependent oxidoreductase yields the protein MSSAEPPVLPPPSAHRASPRATDPGAPASVVVVGAGLAGAQTVGALRRRGYAGRVTLLGAEGVPPYDRPPLSKELLSRPGPAWLAEDLGVDVEALADEVRLADPAVRLERRATPDGRLWEITTRSGERRAAAAVVLAVGSTPVRPDGWEHARLLHTVRDAEALRGALRPGLRLVIVGAGWIGAELAGVAAGAGAHVTVLEAAPAPLRRQLGPAVGAHLAPWYAAVGAELVTGAAVAEVRPDGVRLADGRELSADLVLAAVGARPATDWLDGAVPRDVRGSVPVDATGAVPGLAGLWAVGDCATREHPLLGAVPGGHWSAALHDPDATVAALLGDEPDAPGHAPYVFSQQLGHDLALFGVPDEADDVLFRGDPSGGPTGHEGWAAFYLAPGTTSGSTSDGGTTADGGPERRVTEVRAVLLVDSPRDVGPVRKAMNRAGRLGVDLDVALDPTRRLRDALV from the coding sequence ATGTCGTCCGCCGAGCCGCCGGTCCTCCCGCCACCCTCCGCGCACCGCGCGTCCCCTCGCGCGACGGACCCGGGAGCGCCCGCGTCGGTCGTCGTCGTGGGCGCGGGGCTCGCCGGCGCCCAGACCGTCGGCGCGCTCCGGCGTCGGGGGTACGCCGGGAGGGTGACGCTGCTCGGCGCGGAGGGCGTGCCTCCCTACGACCGGCCACCGCTCTCGAAGGAGCTCCTGAGCCGCCCGGGCCCGGCGTGGCTCGCCGAGGACCTCGGCGTGGACGTCGAGGCGCTCGCCGACGAGGTGCGCCTGGCCGACCCGGCAGTGCGGCTGGAGCGCCGGGCGACGCCCGACGGCCGTCTCTGGGAGATCACGACGCGGTCGGGCGAGCGCCGGGCCGCGGCGGCCGTGGTGCTCGCGGTCGGCTCCACGCCCGTGCGGCCCGACGGCTGGGAGCACGCCCGCCTCCTGCACACGGTCCGGGACGCCGAGGCCCTCCGCGGCGCGCTGCGGCCGGGGCTCCGCCTCGTGATCGTGGGCGCGGGCTGGATCGGCGCCGAGCTGGCAGGGGTCGCCGCCGGCGCGGGGGCGCATGTCACGGTCCTCGAGGCCGCTCCCGCCCCGCTCCGGCGCCAGCTCGGTCCGGCCGTCGGCGCGCACCTCGCGCCCTGGTACGCGGCCGTCGGCGCCGAGCTCGTGACCGGTGCCGCGGTGGCGGAGGTCCGGCCCGACGGCGTCCGGCTCGCCGACGGGCGCGAGCTGTCGGCCGACCTCGTGCTGGCCGCCGTGGGCGCCCGCCCCGCGACGGACTGGCTCGACGGCGCGGTCCCGCGCGACGTGCGCGGCAGCGTGCCCGTGGACGCCACCGGCGCCGTGCCGGGGCTGGCCGGGCTCTGGGCCGTCGGCGACTGCGCGACGCGCGAGCACCCGCTGCTCGGCGCGGTGCCCGGTGGCCACTGGTCCGCCGCCCTCCACGACCCGGACGCGACCGTCGCCGCGCTGCTCGGCGACGAGCCCGACGCTCCCGGGCACGCCCCGTACGTGTTCTCCCAGCAGCTCGGGCACGACCTCGCCCTGTTCGGCGTGCCCGACGAGGCCGACGACGTGCTCTTCCGCGGCGACCCGTCCGGCGGCCCGACCGGCCACGAGGGCTGGGCCGCGTTCTACCTCGCCCCGGGGACGACCTCCGGCTCCACCTCGGACGGCGGCACGACGGCGGACGGCGGCCCGGAGCGTCGGGTCACCGAGGTCCGGGCGGTCCTCCTGGTCGACTCGCCGCGCGACGTCGGCCCGGTCCGCAAGGCGATGAACCGCGCCGGCCGCCTCGGCGTCGACCTCGACGTCGCGCTCGACCCGACCCGCCGCCTCCGCGACGCCCTGGTCTGA
- a CDS encoding DUF3017 domain-containing protein translates to MTDVTADGGTRHRPPATLVPAWHHVEDEPGDDGRPAGARPDDEARPPVPEPPASLAPSRQPAMWLVLAGVAVSMLVAVLVGARAGCFTLAGLLAVAGVCRAVVPGPGPVGITVRSRGLDVFLFLAPAVVMAFLALTLDQGEI, encoded by the coding sequence GTGACCGACGTCACCGCGGACGGGGGGACGCGGCACCGGCCGCCGGCGACGCTCGTGCCGGCGTGGCACCACGTCGAGGACGAGCCGGGAGACGACGGGCGCCCGGCGGGCGCGCGTCCCGACGACGAGGCCCGGCCCCCGGTCCCGGAACCGCCTGCGAGCCTCGCCCCGTCGCGTCAGCCGGCGATGTGGCTCGTGCTCGCGGGCGTCGCGGTGTCGATGCTCGTCGCGGTGCTCGTCGGCGCGCGCGCCGGCTGCTTCACGCTCGCCGGGCTGCTCGCGGTGGCCGGCGTGTGCCGCGCGGTTGTCCCGGGCCCGGGTCCCGTGGGGATCACCGTGCGCTCCCGCGGGCTGGACGTCTTCCTCTTCCTCGCGCCCGCGGTCGTCATGGCGTTCCTCGCGCTGACCCTCGACCAGGGCGAGATCTGA
- a CDS encoding aquaporin — protein MSQDTTAPGAPEGFVEDPSPAPTEAVAVVQPSLLARLGAEVFGTFFLVLAIVGVALYTFVSQQNALAVGLAGGIAVVAGAAAVGNVSGGHFNPAVTLGAAIGGRTAWRDVLPYWVAQLVGALLAGLVLLATVPSTLPQLLGQDGRGGVFVATANGYGSFSSLSTASQGGTEFGLVQALLIETIVTAVFVGVILGVTDKRASVQYAPVVIGFTLTALILVAAPITNASINPARSMASAVFAGDGDLWKQQWVFWVAPLLGAAIAGLFYRAFAFAPKQDDLLGEDQVVTLTEAGAPAYSAAAGAAGAGAVAAVVEEEVVVTDENGDVVAVEEVVEVVEADEPEAPATDDAPGTDEAPKA, from the coding sequence ATGTCCCAGGACACCACCGCTCCCGGCGCGCCGGAGGGCTTCGTCGAGGACCCGAGTCCCGCGCCCACCGAGGCCGTCGCCGTCGTCCAGCCGAGCCTCCTCGCGCGTCTCGGCGCCGAGGTCTTCGGCACGTTCTTCCTCGTCCTCGCGATCGTGGGTGTGGCGCTGTACACCTTCGTCAGCCAGCAGAACGCCCTGGCCGTCGGCCTGGCCGGTGGTATCGCGGTGGTCGCGGGCGCCGCCGCCGTGGGCAACGTGTCCGGTGGCCACTTCAACCCGGCCGTCACGCTCGGTGCCGCGATCGGCGGCCGCACCGCGTGGCGCGACGTCCTGCCGTACTGGGTCGCGCAGCTCGTCGGCGCGCTCCTCGCCGGCCTCGTCCTGCTCGCGACCGTGCCCTCCACGCTCCCGCAGCTCCTCGGCCAGGACGGCCGGGGCGGGGTGTTCGTCGCGACCGCCAACGGCTACGGCAGCTTCTCCTCGCTCTCGACGGCGTCGCAGGGCGGCACGGAGTTCGGCCTCGTGCAGGCGCTGCTCATCGAGACCATCGTCACCGCCGTGTTCGTGGGCGTGATCCTCGGCGTCACCGACAAGCGCGCGAGCGTCCAGTACGCGCCCGTCGTGATCGGCTTCACGCTGACCGCCCTCATCCTCGTCGCCGCGCCGATCACCAACGCGTCGATCAACCCGGCACGCTCGATGGCCTCGGCGGTCTTCGCCGGCGACGGGGACCTGTGGAAGCAGCAGTGGGTCTTCTGGGTCGCCCCGCTCCTCGGCGCCGCGATCGCGGGCCTGTTCTACCGTGCCTTCGCCTTCGCCCCCAAGCAGGACGACCTCCTCGGCGAGGACCAGGTCGTCACGCTGACCGAGGCCGGGGCCCCGGCGTACTCCGCGGCGGCCGGCGCGGCGGGTGCGGGCGCGGTCGCCGCCGTGGTCGAGGAGGAGGTCGTCGTCACGGACGAGAACGGCGACGTCGTCGCGGTCGAGGAGGTCGTCGAGGTCGTCGAGGCGGACGAGCCCGAGGCCCCGGCGACGGATGACGCCCCCGGCACGGACGAGGCCCCCAAGGCCTGA